A genomic stretch from Setaria italica strain Yugu1 chromosome VII, Setaria_italica_v2.0, whole genome shotgun sequence includes:
- the LOC101776958 gene encoding protein YIF1B-B yields the protein MYNNYGNPPGMQMPQQNSQPGQFNNPLYGASSGLIRSGLGVYGEKFLGSSSEFMQSNINRYFSNPQYYFHVNDQYVRNKLKVILFPFFHRGHWTRISEPVGGRLSYKPPIYDINAPDLYIPFMAFGSFIILAGFTLGFMGKFTPEAINLQFTRALIGWAFQLVILKGLLYSMGGGEVPLLDLVAYGGYLFAGLSLAVVARLIWAYSYYVMMPWMSLCMGVFLVRTMKRVLFTEMRSSERHSSRQHYFLLFMAIAQFPLFFWLGSIGA from the exons ATGTATAATAACTACGGGAACCCTCCTGGGATGCAGATGCCACAGCAGAATTCTCAGCCTGGCCAGTTTAACAATCCATTATATGGTGCAAGCTCAGGCCTAATTAGATCTGGGCTAGGAGTATATGGAGAGAAGTTCTTGGGTTCCAGTTCAGAATTTATGCAAAGCAAC ATCAATAGATACTTCTCCAACCCACAGTATTATTTCCATGTGAATGATCAATATGTCAGGAACAAGTTGAAAGTTATATTGTTTCCGTTCTTTCACAGG GGCCACTGGACTCGGATAAGTGAACCTGTTGGTGGGCGTTTGTCCTATAAACCTCCAATCTATGACATAAATGCACCAGATCTGTACATCCCTTTCATGGCATTTGGAAGCTTCATCATTCTTGCAGGCTTCACATTAGGTTTCATGGGAAA GTTTACTCCAGAAGCTATAAATCTGCAGTTTACAAGGGCACTCATCGGATGGGCCTTCCAGCTTGTGATCCTGAAAGGTCTGCTCTACTCAATGGGCGGTGGTGAGGTGCCACTACTCGACTTGGTAGCATATGGTGGCTATTTATTTGCCGGTCTATCCCTTGCTGTTGTTGCAAGGCTCATATGGGCATATTCATATTACGTCATGATGCCATGGATGAGCCTGTGCATGGGAGTGTTCTTGGTGAGGACAATGAAGAGGGTGCTTTTCACGGAGATGAGAAGCAGTGAGAGGCACTCATCGCGACAGCATTACTTCCTTCTCTTCATGGCAATAGCTCAGTTTCCCCTGTTCTTCTGGCTTGGCAGCATAGGTGCATGA
- the LOC101777366 gene encoding ATG8-interacting protein 1: MADNEKEVGEGTTPRGADWEVVTLTASAYEAAPGPAGTEAKPVNEEHSSSNELLMSGHFVFPPSEHENLPIQTSFEEIQPEKDVQEVSTGVEDYSIKNDAGSERVQFYDEGRNLSADDVEMRETSHDEDDGHGFVAQDDDNEAGDGSDEQSGQPFKPADSKSHDAGASCKCWLKKHMTCLYHQAKETNAIWSVVVAAALVGIVILGRWHKDKLHLGHLKWRSGSAVRG, translated from the exons ATGGCTGATAATGAGAAAGAGGTGGGAGAGGGAACCACCCCCCGTGGGGCGGACTGGGAAGTGGTGACTCTCACAGCGTCCGCCTATGAAGCGGCGCCCGGGCCTGCTGGAACGGAAGCAAAGCCTGTTAATGAAGAGCACAGTTCATCCAATGAATTGCTCATGTCTGGTCACTTTGTGTTTCCGCCCAGTGAGCACGAGAACCTGCCGATACAGACCAGTTTTGAGGAGATACAACCAGAGAAAGATGTGCAGGAAGTTAGTACCGGTGTGGAAGATTATAGTATCAAGAATGATGCTGGGTCTGAGAGAGTTCAGTTCTATGATGAAGGGAGAAACCTCTCAGCTGATGACGTAGAGATGAGAGAAACCTCTCACGATGAAGATGATGGCCATGGTTTTGTTGCTCAGGATGATGACAATGAGGCTGGTGATGGTTCTGATGAACAATCGGGCCAGCCTTTTAAGCCTGCAGACAGCAAGAGCCATGATGCTGGTGCTTCATGTAAATGCTGGTTGAAGAAGCACATGACATGCCTGTATCACCAAGCCAAGGAAACAAATGCTATCTGGTCTGTGGTGGTTGCAGCTGCCCTGGTTGGAATTGTGATTTTGGGGCGTTGGCACAAAGATAAATTGCACCTTGGCCACCTTAAGTGGCGCTCGGGCTCAGCAGTAAG AGGATGA